A single genomic interval of Selenobaculum gibii harbors:
- a CDS encoding deoxycytidylate deaminase yields MRPSWDEYFLNIAKAVGTRATCLRRLYGAVIVKDNIIISTGYNGAPRGAVNCVDAKMCQRNLHNVPKGERYELCEAVHAEQNAIINADPEKMKGATIYIAGVNADGSLASGKPCLLCRRMICNAMLSKVVYYETDGSIVECEPKNITDEK; encoded by the coding sequence ATGCGTCCATCTTGGGATGAATATTTTTTAAATATTGCAAAGGCTGTAGGAACGAGGGCAACTTGTTTACGTCGATTGTATGGTGCAGTCATTGTAAAGGATAATATTATTATCAGCACCGGATACAATGGAGCACCGCGTGGTGCTGTAAACTGTGTTGATGCTAAGATGTGCCAAAGGAATCTGCATAACGTACCAAAAGGTGAAAGGTATGAACTTTGTGAAGCGGTACATGCAGAACAAAATGCGATTATCAACGCGGATCCAGAGAAAATGAAGGGTGCAACAATTTATATTGCTGGTGTAAATGCGGATGGTAGTTTAGCATCAGGTAAGCCATGTTTGCTTTGTCGTCGTATGATTTGCAATGCAATGCTCAGCAAAGTTGTTTACTATGAAACGGACGGCAGTATCGTTGAGTGTGAGCCGAAAAATATTACAGATGAAAAATAA
- a CDS encoding undecaprenyl-diphosphate phosphatase, whose translation MLKVIFLGIVEGITEWLPVSSTGHMILVDEFIKLNITPAFKEMFLVVIQLGAILAVVMLYWNKLCPITVKRGLKIDQDSILLWMKVIVAVLPAAVIGLPFDDLLDALFYNYQTVAVTLILYGILFIVLENRNKKVRPQVQTLEQLSFLKAIGIGCFQVLALIPGTSRSGATILGAMLIGCSREVAAEFSFFLAVPVMFGASLLKMYKFGLNYTADEIQILIVGLVTAFVVSVLTIKFLIAYIKTSDFKAFGYYRIVLGIIVFAYFLFS comes from the coding sequence ATGTTAAAAGTAATTTTCCTTGGGATAGTAGAAGGAATTACGGAATGGTTGCCAGTAAGTAGTACTGGTCATATGATTCTCGTTGATGAGTTTATTAAACTCAATATTACACCAGCATTTAAAGAAATGTTTTTGGTGGTTATTCAACTCGGTGCTATTTTGGCAGTTGTGATGCTCTATTGGAATAAACTTTGTCCAATTACGGTAAAGCGTGGACTGAAAATTGATCAAGATTCTATTTTATTATGGATGAAGGTAATCGTTGCAGTACTTCCCGCAGCAGTTATTGGGTTACCGTTTGATGATTTGCTTGACGCTTTGTTCTACAATTATCAGACTGTAGCTGTGACGTTGATTTTATACGGGATTTTATTTATTGTTCTGGAAAATCGAAATAAAAAAGTTCGTCCACAGGTGCAGACTTTAGAACAGTTGAGCTTTCTAAAAGCGATAGGGATTGGTTGTTTTCAAGTGTTAGCGCTTATTCCCGGGACATCGCGTTCCGGAGCGACGATTTTAGGTGCGATGCTCATTGGCTGTTCACGTGAAGTCGCAGCTGAGTTTTCTTTTTTCTTAGCAGTCCCTGTTATGTTTGGGGCGAGTTTGCTCAAGATGTATAAGTTTGGTTTAAACTATACAGCGGATGAAATTCAAATTTTAATCGTTGGATTAGTTACGGCATTTGTCGTTTCTGTTTTAACGATTAAATTCTTAATTGCTTATATTAAGACAAGTGATTTTAAGGCTTTCGGCTATTATAGAATTGTACTTGGTATTATTGTATTTGCCTATTTTTTATTTAGCTAA
- a CDS encoding bifunctional diguanylate cyclase/phosphodiesterase, producing MNWKNSLKYKKIIVFLFIAMFLPLFLLLSFREKVATMLNYEVEMGLVELTKQNSILLEGKIKATFSFLHTMSNLITKSAIGGEDIVEKDNLINFLKEEFQNNNFTRFGILDTQGRAIYGFDVDFRNMKYLEESLQGESKVTYVPCTPFLDLHSMVFSVPIYSKDNKIIGVLYAIYGIEDLKKFFSFSFFDGKGDCFILNQSGNLLIPVKDNEKNDRLRDYFHHWQEKTEVEDDNLHKFILMLRDEQQAVGKIQLKGLGEQYIACVPLGNINGIYTVSSVPADFITKRIANILFLVTMVLLISLLILFCILIYIEFIENKNRKNVYRLAYIDQLTNLGNFEKMKLDKEITKKNNKGKYILAVVDIDKFKLINEMMSYQYGSELLTFVASKIDTALIENEYVYRLGNDLFGLLLISKEKEENLTRLTQLFDEISGYYNHKHALTFSCGIYQIGKHDFDLAKCIDNANIARLSGKNYSNNSFIYFDDKMLIKMREMKEFEDGLQQAIEEKQFEIYLQPKYKVRPQKYLGGAEALVRWIHPTKGMISPAKFIPVFEQNGTIQYLDMYVFEAVCRQMRIWLNQGITLVPISVNISRLTLLGQSNFIERIEAIAQKYNIAHSLLELEILESVSFNNSEGLTVFLKKIKNRGFKISIDDFGSGYSSLGLLKNMPIDTLKIDRSFFSDWQRELYTVEETKEKSIVRSIIEMAQGLNLNTVAEGIEEEYQVEFLTNVGCDLIQGYYFSKPLPVEAFEKLLKNKE from the coding sequence ATGAATTGGAAAAATAGTTTGAAATACAAAAAAATTATTGTCTTTCTATTTATAGCGATGTTCCTTCCATTATTTTTACTACTATCCTTTCGTGAAAAAGTTGCGACAATGCTTAATTATGAAGTGGAAATGGGTCTTGTCGAATTAACAAAACAAAACTCTATTTTATTAGAAGGTAAAATAAAGGCAACCTTCTCTTTTCTACATACGATGTCTAATCTGATTACAAAAAGCGCTATAGGTGGAGAAGACATAGTAGAGAAAGATAACTTAATTAATTTTTTAAAAGAGGAATTTCAGAATAATAACTTTACTCGTTTTGGTATTTTAGATACACAAGGGAGAGCCATTTATGGCTTTGATGTAGATTTTCGCAATATGAAATATTTAGAGGAATCCTTACAGGGGGAAAGTAAAGTGACATATGTTCCATGTACACCTTTTCTTGATCTTCACAGTATGGTTTTTTCAGTCCCAATTTATTCGAAGGATAATAAAATTATTGGTGTATTATATGCAATTTATGGGATAGAAGATTTGAAAAAGTTTTTTTCATTTAGTTTTTTTGATGGAAAAGGAGATTGTTTTATTTTAAATCAATCCGGAAACTTATTGATTCCAGTAAAAGACAATGAAAAAAATGATCGTTTGCGTGACTACTTTCACCATTGGCAGGAAAAAACTGAAGTTGAAGATGATAATTTGCATAAATTCATTTTGATGTTAAGAGATGAACAACAAGCGGTAGGAAAAATTCAATTGAAAGGCTTGGGTGAACAATATATTGCCTGTGTCCCTTTAGGAAATATTAATGGAATTTATACCGTTTCTAGTGTTCCGGCAGATTTTATAACAAAAAGGATAGCCAATATTCTTTTTCTAGTAACGATGGTTTTGCTAATTTCTTTGCTCATCTTATTTTGTATATTGATTTATATTGAATTTATAGAAAATAAAAATCGTAAGAATGTTTATCGATTAGCATATATCGATCAGCTTACGAATTTAGGGAATTTTGAAAAGATGAAATTGGATAAAGAAATAACGAAAAAAAATAATAAAGGAAAATATATTTTAGCAGTGGTTGATATTGATAAATTTAAATTGATTAATGAAATGATGAGTTATCAATATGGTTCCGAGCTTTTAACTTTTGTTGCATCAAAAATTGATACTGCTTTAATAGAAAATGAATATGTTTATCGGCTGGGCAACGATTTATTCGGGCTATTGTTAATTTCAAAAGAAAAGGAAGAAAATTTGACTAGACTGACTCAGCTGTTTGATGAAATAAGTGGATATTATAATCATAAACATGCATTAACCTTTTCTTGTGGAATATATCAAATCGGGAAACACGATTTTGATTTGGCAAAATGCATTGATAATGCAAATATTGCGCGTCTGTCGGGAAAAAATTATAGTAATAACTCCTTTATATATTTCGATGATAAAATGTTAATCAAGATGCGGGAGATGAAAGAATTTGAGGATGGCCTGCAACAGGCTATTGAAGAAAAACAATTTGAAATTTATTTACAGCCTAAATATAAAGTTCGCCCCCAAAAATATTTAGGCGGGGCGGAAGCGTTAGTCCGGTGGATTCATCCAACAAAAGGAATGATCTCTCCTGCGAAATTTATTCCTGTATTTGAACAAAATGGGACTATTCAATATTTGGATATGTACGTTTTTGAAGCAGTTTGCCGGCAAATGAGAATTTGGCTTAATCAAGGAATTACACTTGTGCCGATATCAGTGAATATATCTAGACTTACCTTATTAGGGCAAAGCAATTTTATTGAACGGATTGAAGCAATTGCACAAAAATATAATATTGCGCATAGCTTACTTGAACTAGAAATATTAGAGAGTGTATCTTTTAATAATAGCGAAGGTTTGACTGTATTTTTGAAAAAAATCAAAAATCGGGGATTTAAAATTTCTATTGATGATTTTGGAAGTGGATATTCCTCATTGGGTTTATTAAAAAATATGCCAATTGATACATTAAAAATAGATCGTAGCTTTTTTTCAGATTGGCAGCGAGAGCTTTATACAGTTGAAGAAACGAAGGAAAAGAGTATTGTGCGCTCAATAATTGAAATGGCGCAAGGCCTTAATTTGAATACTGTGGCGGAAGGGATTGAAGAAGAATATCAAGTTGAGTTTTTAACAAATGTAGGTTGTGATTTGATTCAAGGATATTATTTTAGCAAGCCATTACCTGTTGAAGCATTTGAAAAACTTTTAAAAAATAAAGAATAA
- a CDS encoding NAD(P)-dependent oxidoreductase, translating into MKENLTIGFIGIGVMGKSMATHLLNDNYKVHVYTRTKTKAAELLEKGAVWADSSKAIAEKCNFIITMVGYPKDVEEVYFHDGILDHARPGTYCIDMTTSSPTLAKKIANAAKNKNLFALDAPVSGGDIGAKNGQLAIMVGGEREVFEKALPILQLLGTNIKLQGSAGAGQYTKMCNQIVIASNMMGVCEAIVYAKKVGLDPNSVLDSISTGAAGSWSLSNLAPRIIKGDYNPGFFVKHFIKDMKIALDSAAEMNLHLPGLTLAKTLYEELAHKGGENYGTQALIKVLEKE; encoded by the coding sequence ATGAAAGAAAATCTAACAATTGGATTTATCGGTATCGGAGTTATGGGAAAAAGCATGGCAACTCATTTACTCAACGATAATTACAAAGTACATGTTTATACACGTACAAAAACAAAAGCAGCTGAACTTTTAGAGAAAGGCGCCGTTTGGGCGGATTCATCAAAAGCAATTGCAGAGAAGTGTAATTTCATCATCACTATGGTTGGCTATCCAAAAGATGTCGAAGAAGTATATTTTCATGATGGTATTTTAGATCATGCCCGTCCTGGTACTTACTGTATTGATATGACAACTTCCAGCCCTACTCTTGCAAAAAAAATTGCCAATGCAGCTAAGAACAAAAATTTATTTGCACTAGATGCGCCTGTTTCTGGCGGCGACATTGGTGCAAAAAACGGACAGCTTGCCATTATGGTCGGCGGCGAGAGGGAAGTATTTGAAAAAGCTTTGCCAATCTTACAGCTTTTAGGAACAAATATCAAACTGCAAGGCAGTGCAGGCGCAGGACAATATACGAAGATGTGCAATCAAATTGTCATCGCTTCCAATATGATGGGTGTATGCGAAGCGATTGTTTATGCAAAAAAAGTTGGTCTTGACCCAAACTCAGTGCTAGATAGCATTTCAACTGGCGCAGCAGGCAGTTGGTCATTAAGTAATCTTGCCCCGCGCATTATTAAAGGAGACTACAACCCAGGATTTTTCGTCAAGCATTTTATTAAGGATATGAAAATCGCATTAGATTCTGCTGCGGAAATGAATCTTCATTTACCAGGGCTTACACTTGCAAAAACTTTATATGAAGAACTTGCACACAAGGGTGGAGAAAATTACGGTACACAAGCTCTAATTAAAGTTTTAGAAAAAGAATAA
- a CDS encoding MraY family glycosyltransferase yields the protein MPDYVLAFIIAIVVAYILTPRVISLANKTGAMDAPDERKVHSKPIPRIGGLAIYFAFMVAALFTVDLTKEVVGLLTGATVILIVGIIDDFKSLPAKVKLMGQIIAAIVLVLFDVRIDCITNPFGDMFFLSEYLAIPITIFWIVGLTNTVNLIDGLDGLAAGVSTIAAITILLVALQQGFLLVAVLTAALAGAAMGFLQYNFNPAKIFMGDTGSMFLGYMLAGISVLGAVKSAATIALIVPILALGLPILDTTFAIVRRYLNGTPIFKPDRGHLHHRLLDMGFTQKQAVLLMYVISGGLGLSAIALTEVSRGFGLLIILAVTCAVVFGAKKIGILKTKKSIETNQ from the coding sequence ATGCCGGATTATGTTTTGGCGTTTATTATTGCGATAGTAGTAGCCTATATTTTGACGCCTAGAGTAATTTCTTTAGCGAATAAAACAGGAGCAATGGATGCGCCTGATGAGAGAAAAGTTCATAGTAAACCTATTCCTCGTATAGGTGGGCTTGCGATATATTTTGCTTTTATGGTAGCAGCTTTATTTACGGTGGATTTGACGAAAGAAGTCGTAGGGCTGTTAACTGGTGCTACAGTAATTCTAATTGTAGGGATTATTGACGATTTTAAGTCTTTGCCAGCAAAAGTTAAACTGATGGGGCAGATTATTGCAGCGATTGTATTAGTGTTATTTGATGTTCGAATTGATTGCATTACGAATCCATTTGGTGATATGTTTTTCTTGAGTGAATATTTAGCAATTCCAATTACGATATTTTGGATTGTTGGCTTGACGAATACTGTGAATTTAATTGATGGGTTGGATGGATTAGCAGCTGGTGTATCAACGATTGCTGCGATAACAATATTATTGGTTGCGTTGCAGCAGGGATTCTTACTTGTTGCGGTGCTTACAGCTGCCCTTGCAGGGGCTGCAATGGGATTCTTACAATATAACTTTAATCCAGCTAAGATTTTCATGGGTGATACAGGAAGTATGTTTTTGGGTTATATGTTAGCAGGAATTTCTGTATTAGGAGCGGTAAAAAGTGCAGCAACGATAGCTTTAATCGTGCCGATTTTGGCACTTGGACTTCCGATTCTTGATACGACTTTTGCGATTGTTCGCAGATATTTAAATGGAACACCGATATTTAAGCCGGACAGAGGACATTTACATCATAGACTCTTGGATATGGGCTTTACGCAAAAACAAGCAGTATTGTTGATGTATGTAATTAGCGGTGGGCTTGGGTTAAGTGCGATTGCACTTACGGAAGTGAGCCGAGGTTTTGGCCTTTTAATTATTTTAGCTGTTACCTGCGCTGTTGTTTTTGGCGCGAAAAAGATTGGCATTTTAAAAACGAAGAAATCTATTGAAACGAATCAATAA
- the wecB gene encoding non-hydrolyzing UDP-N-acetylglucosamine 2-epimerase, translating into MLKVMTVFGTRPEAIKMAPVVLELTKYPDLIQPIVAVTAQHREMLDQVLHLFDIKPDYDLDIMAQGQTLFDITCKAMQGLNRVLSESKPDIVLVHGDTTTTFAGALAAFYHQTEIGHVEAGLRTHNKYSPYPEEMNRKLTGSLTDMHFAPTATASNNLRQENIKEEAIFVTGNTVIDALLATVNEKFEFSNEVLRKIDYKNRKVVLVTTHRRENLGEPMRHVYQALRDLVNEFEDIEIVFPVHKNPKVREVVESELGGLARVNLIDPLDYEPFANLLARSYLVLTDSGGIQEEAPALGKPVLVLRDTTERPEAIDAGTVKLIGTDKMKIYNEAKLLLSNKKEYERMANACNPYGDGQAARRIVEAILWKHGLRSEKPGSFEF; encoded by the coding sequence ATGCTAAAAGTAATGACTGTATTTGGTACGCGTCCGGAAGCAATAAAAATGGCGCCGGTTGTATTGGAATTGACAAAATATCCTGATTTAATTCAGCCGATTGTAGCGGTTACGGCGCAACATCGTGAAATGCTTGATCAGGTGCTTCATTTATTTGATATAAAACCTGATTATGATTTGGATATTATGGCGCAGGGGCAAACTCTCTTTGATATCACTTGTAAAGCTATGCAAGGGTTAAATCGTGTACTCAGTGAGTCAAAACCGGATATTGTATTGGTACATGGCGATACAACGACGACATTTGCAGGAGCCTTGGCAGCGTTTTATCATCAAACTGAAATTGGGCATGTGGAAGCAGGCCTTAGAACGCATAATAAATATTCACCATATCCAGAGGAAATGAATCGCAAGCTTACGGGTTCACTTACAGATATGCATTTTGCTCCTACAGCTACGGCGAGCAATAATTTACGTCAAGAAAATATTAAAGAAGAAGCGATTTTTGTTACAGGTAATACGGTAATTGATGCGCTTCTTGCAACGGTTAACGAAAAATTTGAGTTTTCGAATGAAGTTTTGCGGAAAATCGACTATAAAAATCGTAAAGTTGTTTTAGTTACAACGCATCGCAGGGAAAATCTTGGTGAACCAATGCGTCATGTTTATCAAGCATTGCGTGATTTGGTCAACGAGTTTGAAGACATTGAAATCGTTTTCCCTGTACATAAAAATCCTAAAGTCCGTGAAGTAGTAGAAAGTGAATTAGGCGGACTCGCGCGGGTAAATTTAATTGATCCTCTTGATTATGAACCCTTTGCGAATCTTTTGGCGCGCTCTTATTTAGTACTTACAGATTCAGGTGGAATTCAAGAAGAAGCACCAGCATTAGGTAAGCCTGTATTGGTCCTTCGTGATACAACGGAACGTCCTGAAGCGATTGACGCAGGTACGGTGAAACTCATCGGTACCGATAAAATGAAAATATATAATGAGGCAAAATTATTGCTGTCAAATAAAAAGGAATATGAAAGAATGGCGAATGCTTGTAACCCATATGGTGATGGACAAGCTGCAAGAAGAATCGTTGAGGCTATTTTGTGGAAACATGGCTTACGATCTGAAAAACCTGGGTCGTTTGAGTTTTAA
- a CDS encoding AtpZ/AtpI family protein, protein MKKREESTLAAAGFALGIGISFAVIIGVGIFIGRWIDEVFLSSPWGTIIGIVLGFITGMWSVYKRLVGKSKI, encoded by the coding sequence ATGAAAAAACGTGAAGAATCTACTCTGGCAGCAGCGGGATTTGCATTAGGGATAGGGATTAGCTTTGCAGTGATTATTGGGGTGGGAATTTTTATTGGCAGGTGGATAGATGAGGTATTTTTGTCATCTCCTTGGGGAACAATAATAGGAATTGTTTTAGGTTTTATTACTGGCATGTGGTCAGTGTATAAACGGCTAGTCGGGAAAAGTAAGATTTAA
- the atpB gene encoding F0F1 ATP synthase subunit A: MHEIGTHNVVNFAGFTFNMDTLQMTWLTMAIVILIAFLATRSLSLVPRGWQNLIEMLVVALLEQVDSIMGPKGRKLAPLIITLFLFILISNWLGLVPGFTSPTNDANTTFGLALMVVILLHILGVCFKGVGYLKHFFEPFVPFVIINVIEEIAKPITLAFRLFGNILAGEILIIILGLLLPIWMPIPSIVWLAFSLFVGVVQAFIFTMLSMAYLSNGIKDNHHD, encoded by the coding sequence ATGCATGAAATCGGTACTCATAACGTGGTTAATTTTGCAGGGTTTACTTTTAATATGGATACTTTGCAGATGACATGGCTGACTATGGCAATTGTGATCTTGATTGCTTTTCTCGCCACGCGTAGTCTCAGCTTAGTTCCTCGCGGCTGGCAAAATCTGATAGAGATGCTTGTCGTCGCCTTATTGGAACAAGTTGATTCCATCATGGGACCTAAAGGAAGAAAGTTAGCACCACTGATTATTACATTATTTTTATTTATTTTGATTTCAAACTGGCTGGGGCTCGTGCCGGGGTTCACATCACCAACGAATGATGCCAATACCACATTTGGTCTGGCATTGATGGTGGTCATTCTGCTTCATATTCTTGGTGTTTGTTTTAAAGGCGTTGGTTATTTAAAACATTTCTTTGAACCATTTGTGCCGTTTGTTATTATCAATGTTATTGAAGAAATCGCAAAGCCGATTACGCTCGCTTTTCGTCTATTTGGTAATATTCTTGCCGGTGAAATTCTCATTATTATCCTTGGACTTTTGCTTCCGATTTGGATGCCGATTCCAAGTATTGTATGGCTGGCTTTTAGCTTATTTGTCGGCGTTGTTCAGGCATTTATTTTTACGATGTTGTCAATGGCATATTTGTCAAATGGGATAAAAGATAACCATCATGACTAA
- the atpE gene encoding F0F1 ATP synthase subunit C: protein MENSIMVIGAFLAAGIAIGLAAVGASIGNGLVTSKFIEGISRQPEAKGTLLVNMLISVGLIEAVPIIATVIAIVLLYANPLLK, encoded by the coding sequence ATGGAAAATTCAATTATGGTAATCGGAGCTTTTTTAGCAGCAGGTATTGCTATTGGTCTTGCAGCAGTAGGTGCGAGTATTGGTAATGGTTTAGTTACTTCTAAATTTATTGAAGGTATCTCCAGACAACCAGAAGCAAAAGGAACTTTGCTTGTAAACATGCTTATTTCCGTTGGTTTGATCGAAGCAGTGCCAATCATTGCTACGGTTATTGCAATTGTTCTGTTATATGCTAATCCATTATTAAAATAA
- the atpF gene encoding F0F1 ATP synthase subunit B — protein MIDINMTLVAQILNFLILVAILYKVAYKPLLKVLNEREAKIAGHINEAEAQQNAAEELKAEYQKQLANARIQAQEIVDKAMKAAAEERDASIAETKAETARMLKVAREEIAREQAKAIAEVRGQVVALSMAAATKVIGNNIDETVDAKLVEEFIDKIDAEKIGGLPC, from the coding sequence TTGATTGATATTAATATGACTTTGGTTGCCCAGATTTTGAACTTCTTGATCTTGGTAGCTATTTTATATAAAGTGGCTTATAAGCCCTTATTAAAGGTTCTGAATGAACGTGAAGCTAAGATTGCCGGACATATCAACGAGGCAGAAGCACAGCAAAATGCTGCTGAAGAATTAAAGGCAGAATATCAAAAACAATTGGCAAATGCGAGAATTCAGGCACAAGAAATCGTGGATAAAGCGATGAAAGCTGCCGCTGAAGAAAGAGATGCAAGCATTGCTGAAACAAAAGCTGAGACTGCTCGCATGTTAAAAGTTGCCCGTGAAGAAATTGCGCGTGAACAAGCAAAAGCCATTGCTGAGGTACGCGGTCAAGTTGTTGCTTTATCTATGGCAGCGGCTACAAAAGTTATCGGTAACAATATTGATGAAACTGTAGATGCTAAATTAGTAGAAGAGTTCATTGATAAAATTGATGCTGAGAAAATAGGTGGTTTACCATGCTAA
- a CDS encoding F0F1 ATP synthase subunit delta, producing MLTNQLAIRYARAIYEIAKETAALKEFGVQINLIKETIASQEDLADFMYHPHIKPEAKKEVLEKIFKGQLADEVYKFLMLLVDKRREGLLKQIAAEYEVLANIEQNVLEAEVVVARPLSKEQEAKLIKKLSDTTRKSVVIQTRIDASILGGVIVKIGDKLIDGSVLRQMQVLKRNLLTNEAAKIGVTE from the coding sequence ATGCTAACCAATCAGTTAGCGATTCGATATGCCAGAGCGATTTATGAGATTGCAAAAGAAACAGCTGCATTAAAAGAGTTTGGCGTGCAAATCAATTTAATTAAAGAAACGATTGCAAGCCAAGAGGATTTAGCTGATTTTATGTATCATCCTCATATTAAGCCGGAGGCAAAAAAAGAAGTGCTGGAAAAGATATTTAAAGGGCAATTGGCTGATGAAGTCTACAAATTTTTAATGCTTCTTGTTGATAAACGCCGTGAAGGATTATTAAAGCAAATTGCTGCTGAATATGAAGTTTTAGCGAATATTGAGCAGAATGTTTTAGAAGCGGAAGTTGTCGTGGCTAGACCGTTATCGAAGGAACAAGAAGCAAAATTAATAAAAAAATTAAGCGATACTACTAGAAAAAGTGTAGTAATTCAAACAAGGATAGATGCGAGTATTTTAGGCGGCGTAATTGTGAAAATTGGTGACAAACTCATTGATGGCAGCGTACTTCGCCAAATGCAAGTGTTGAAGCGTAATTTATTGACAAATGAAGCTGCTAAGATTGGGGTGACAGAGTAG
- the atpA gene encoding F0F1 ATP synthase subunit alpha, translating into MKMNPEEITAIIKEQIKNYQVDLNVDDIGTVIEVGDGIARIHGLEKAMAGELLEFDNGVFGLVQNLEQDNVGGVILGGETLVKEGDTVRRTGRIMQVPVGDAMIGRVVNALGQPIDGKGPIATTETRPVEYPAPGIADRQSVNEPLQTGIKAIDALVPIGRGQRELIIGDRGTGKTAIAVDTILNQKGQNVICVYVAIGQKASTVARVVKTLEDHGAMSYTIVVAATASDSAPLQYLAPYAGVSIAEYFMYKGQHALCVYDDLSKHAMAYRAMSLLLRRPPGREAYPGDVFFLHSRLLERAAKLSKDLGGGSITALPIIETLAGDLSGYIPTNVISITDGQIMLESEAFYSGIRPAINVGLSVSRVGGSAQIKAMKQVAGRMRLDLAQYRELAAFAQFGSDLDKDTKAQLDRGARMVETLKQPQYSPLVVEDQVVVIYLAVNGYLADVPVNQVVKFQNDYLKFMHSNYAEVIKAIREQKKLEKDTEEALKKAIKDFKETFSYEQEA; encoded by the coding sequence ATGAAAATGAATCCAGAAGAAATAACTGCGATCATTAAGGAACAGATAAAAAATTATCAAGTTGACCTTAATGTTGATGATATTGGTACTGTTATCGAAGTCGGCGATGGTATAGCTCGTATTCATGGCTTAGAAAAAGCGATGGCAGGGGAACTACTTGAGTTTGATAATGGTGTTTTTGGTTTAGTACAAAATCTTGAGCAAGATAACGTCGGCGGTGTTATTCTTGGTGGTGAAACTTTAGTAAAAGAAGGCGATACAGTTCGTAGAACTGGTCGTATCATGCAAGTACCTGTTGGGGATGCGATGATTGGTCGTGTAGTGAATGCACTTGGTCAACCGATTGACGGTAAAGGGCCAATTGCAACGACAGAAACTCGTCCAGTAGAGTATCCAGCACCTGGGATTGCTGATCGTCAATCTGTAAATGAACCTTTACAAACTGGGATTAAAGCGATTGATGCGTTAGTACCAATTGGTCGTGGTCAACGTGAACTTATTATCGGTGACCGTGGTACAGGTAAAACTGCGATTGCAGTAGACACAATTTTGAATCAAAAAGGGCAAAACGTAATCTGTGTATACGTAGCAATTGGACAAAAAGCATCCACTGTTGCGCGCGTAGTAAAAACATTAGAAGATCATGGTGCAATGAGTTATACAATCGTCGTTGCAGCTACGGCTTCTGACAGTGCACCTCTGCAATATTTAGCACCGTATGCAGGGGTAAGTATTGCCGAATATTTCATGTATAAAGGGCAACATGCGTTATGTGTATATGATGATTTGTCTAAACATGCAATGGCATATCGTGCAATGAGCTTGCTTCTTCGCCGTCCACCAGGACGTGAAGCGTATCCAGGGGATGTATTCTTCTTACATTCTCGCCTGCTTGAACGTGCGGCTAAATTATCAAAGGATTTAGGCGGTGGTTCAATCACAGCTTTACCTATTATTGAAACTTTGGCGGGTGACCTTTCCGGGTATATTCCAACAAACGTTATTTCGATTACAGATGGTCAGATCATGCTGGAAAGTGAAGCTTTCTATTCCGGTATTCGTCCGGCGATTAATGTTGGTTTGTCCGTATCCCGTGTAGGTGGTTCGGCGCAAATCAAGGCGATGAAACAAGTTGCAGGACGTATGCGTCTTGATCTTGCACAATATCGTGAATTGGCAGCGTTTGCGCAGTTCGGTTCTGACTTAGATAAAGATACAAAAGCACAACTTGACCGTGGTGCGAGAATGGTTGAAACATTAAAACAACCACAATATTCGCCACTTGTTGTAGAAGATCAAGTTGTTGTGATTTACTTAGCGGTTAACGGATATTTAGCGGATGTTCCAGTAAACCAAGTCGTTAAATTCCAAAATGATTACTTGAAATTCATGCATTCCAATTATGCAGAAGTAATCAAAGCGATTCGTGAACAAAAGAAACTAGAAAAAGATACGGAAGAAGCACTGAAAAAAGCGATCAAGGATTTCAAAGAGACATTCTCATATGAACAAGAAGCGTAA